The Drosophila nasuta strain 15112-1781.00 chromosome 2R, ASM2355853v1, whole genome shotgun sequence genome segment GCCCGTGATGCCATAAAGTTTGCGGAATATCTCCACTATGGTGATGGCCACCAGCACCCACCATTGCATTTCCATGACAAACGGATTATTGCGCAGCATGTCGCCCAAAATGGATTGCTTTTGGCACAACTCCTGCGCTTGAATGGTGGTATTGTCATCCTTGCTGCCGTTGTAACAATTGTGTGCTAGTGCGGTCAGCACGTAGAGCGTCAGGAAAAGCACAAAGCTGAAGCAGAAGATGAGGCGACCAATGTAATACTTGCGTATTTTGCCCCACTTGATGTACAGAAACGACGAGCACAGCGGATGCTCGAGTATCTCCTTCTGACCCTCATCCACGAACGTGTTCAGATAGCTGATCTCGCGTGGATGGCAATGCTGCAGTAGCTGGCGAAAGTCCAGCTCGAGCTCCACCTCGCGATTGACAGGATCCTAAGTAGAAACAACAATGGGCTTTAAAAGCTGTAGTGGATAAAGTAAAAAGTGATTAACTAACTTACCTGGGAGTGATGCAATGTGATGGCCGCGTCCAGTTTCTGACGTATCATGGCCACCGAAGCGGGCGTCTTACGAGTGATTACATTTAGTGCCGATGTGCCCTTCTTCGACTTGGTGGTGACATCGGCGCCGTGGAAAATGAGCATCTCCACGCACTGTACCAGCCCATCGAGAGCTGCCAAATGGAGTGCTGTGAAGCCATAGATATCCTTGTGATTCACATTGGCGCCCCACTGTATCAGAGTCTCCATAATGTCATAGGCATTCTCTGATTTCCCCACGGCCGCATGCAACGGCGTGCGATGATCAAAGTCCTCGGCATTGGCATCAGCATTTCCATTACGCAGTAGCGACTCGACGCACTCCAAGCTGGAGGTGCGTGCAGCGAGATGAAGTGGCGTGAAGCCACGATGATTCTTCAGCTTTGCGTCTGCACCTTTGGCCAGCAATAGATCCACGCACTCGACGTTGCCCTCATCGGCCGCCAGATGCAGAGCCGTGGACTCCTTTTCGCGTATGCAGATGCGCACATTGGCATCGGCATTGGGTGCGTTCAACAGCGCCTCCAAGCACTGCAGATGCCCCAGATCGGCAGCCAAGTGTATGGCATTGGTGCCATTGGGCTTCAGCGAGTTCACATCTGCGCCCTCGCCAATGAAGAGCTGCAGACACTCGAGTGCATTTGAGCGCACAGCACAGTGCAGTAGACTCTCCTCGCAGTTGGGTTTGGTGGTGTCTTTGGTGATGAGAGCGCCACTATTGATGAGGAACTTGGCCGCATCGGCGGCATTGCCAAAGGCGGCACAGTGTAATGGTGTGTAGCACTTGGGCTGTAGATTCACATTGATGCCCTTGGTCACCAGTAGATCCAAGGTGGCCAGGCAGCCACTGAAGGCACCCAAATGCAAGGCTGAAATACCGTTCTGGTCGCAAAAGTGCAGATCGGCACCAGCGTTTAGCAATCCCTCCAGCAAATCCCAGCGCTTGAGAAACGCAGCCCACAAGTAGCTGAGATTCTTCTCCAGCTTTGAGGCGGTCTCAAAGTGTGTGGCAAGGCCCTCGGCCACCACGTTGCCCTGCTCAATGTCCTCCAGCAAACGGACACGGCCGGCGGCACTCTTCATTTGGTCTATAAGGCTAATCCTAAGCGTATCATTGCAGATCTGAACGCTCAGCTCACTGGTCGGCTCCTCAAAGCTGTCGTACATGCTCGGCGCACTCTCCGCCGGCGGCGATGGTCCACACTCCATGTATTCGAATTCACCAGCTGTCGGGTACTGGGCTTCGATCATGGCGTCAGTGTTGTTGCGCCATCGCACCATCAGATTGGGTGGAATCGATTTGAAACTGTTTTTCGAGAGCACACAAAGTTCTTATTAGTCACCTTATTACTTTGTTATTTCATTGATAtcagtttaaatatttaattaaatctatttttaCTGCCTTTCTCTGAAATCCAATAACTGGTCAATTTTGCATTCGTTAGATAATGTCTGTTTTAAAGATTTCCTGGAAGCATCTTTGCTATTAATCAATTACCATAAGAATATTGCAGTACAAAATATAGCTAATATATTGCCttgtttaaaatttcttaagaaacgaaaacaataTGATAGAATTAGATGCTGTAGGTTCaattgaaacaaacaaaatatatgatCTTTTAAGGCTCTTAGATCTTGTCTAAGAGTCAAATCTGAAGATCtgctttaatatttatctcttagataatttaattgcataaaaatgaaacCCATGAACCGTCTACTAAACATACAAATccacaaatacaaaaagttGGGAAAGAGTCATGAATTTCTCAAACTTAAACACTTTCGAACTAAATTTAAAGCTGTAGAATTTATCTTAAGTTTCGCAATTTCGCACcttctttaatttattaaagataCTTTGACTATCACAAACTTATTATATCCATGCATAATATTTCACGAGAAGGTGATTGATAAATAATCCAAAAATAAGTACTTCTTATGAGCCCATGACACACTGACTAACTTCTTTTAAAagagatttatttttaacaaatttcacaCATTGCTctgatatttgtatttttagaaGTTGTACTATTTATCACaatgtttgcaatttattttgatttgattactATTGccataatttattatatgcaCTTTCTGAGCttatttacaacaattgcCGGTGGTAGATCACGTGAATTAGTAGAGGGCTTAAGATTTTTCTTCGGAATCACATACTATCTGTATGCATAAGTCAtacgattttattattttctgtgTTGCTTGTTTTTAGCGTCTTTTTCGCTCGCTGTAACTATGTGTTCtctctttttgctgttgtttttagtttttttttatttcgtatatAGTTATATTGTTTAAGTGACACTGAAAGCTCGTAGCTCATGGAACTCGTATCTAGTTGCTGACTTTGAAGCATGCATAATTAAGATGCGGGAAAGAAAAACGTAGTTGATCAAGCCGACAGAATATGTTAAGTTATGCAAAAGCGAGTTACTCTTGTAGTTATTTTTTACACAGTTGtagtcgcagttgcagttgttgattCAGAATAAGATCGGTCGACTATAACGTATAGCCGAGCAgtgccgcagctgctgctgcaaatgcCGGCGGAATGCGTCTTACGAGTAATGTCGACTACCATTGCCGCCGCCGACTTTGGCGAACTTGATCATTATATTTTGCACTGCAGCCTTTTGCATAATCCCAGTCAGGGACTGTTTTCTAATCACTCTCCTCTTTGTTCTGCACTTAGTGGaagtaaatacatatgtgtgtgttgtgagtAGATGTGTGATTACGTACACCGTTTGCAGCCATATCCACGGATGATGCCAATTCGCTAATGGgctattttcaatttctaatttcatttccaaaatacGACGACGAGAGTCCGAACAGTCGATTGACTGAGTGACCCATCTACAGACCTAGGCGAGATACGATGccacagagagaaagacagacgAACGGACAGACAAGTGGCTTACAATGGACGCCTTTTGTGGCTGCTCAACAATTGTGCCTAACGGgcggaaaatgcaaaaatgttgtgtgAAAAACGCGAATTTTTCACTtccgttttgttgttgctgcgattTACTACGAACTGCGAACGCGCGTTCTAACGAATATTTTGTGCTAGAATTCGGTATGTTcggtgtgttttttttttttattagccAGCGACTAACGCGTCCGCCTGCATTGTTGTTTCAATTCCGACTGATGGCAAAACCGTAAGCTACGCTCAGTATTAGCCTCATCCAATCGAGCTTGAAGCGCCAGCGCcagacacaaagagagagatacagcgacggagagagagagagagagagagagagactgagtTCGTTTAAGCTGAATTGTGAGagtatttgccaaaaaaaaacattgagAGAGAAACTTGGTGAGTGGGAGTTGCAATCGGTTGTAGACTTGTTGTGCAGACTTGGACCACAgacaaaaaactgaaaattgaaGGAAAACTATTTGGAATCTGTTCTAAATTGTTGACCAAATAATAGGAGTATCGGTTGAAACAGCTGCCAACGAGTGATAACAAAAGCGAAACCTTGAATCCGttatgataataatgaaattagtCAGATTGTGATTTGCAGTAACAATCGCGTGGGAGTAAATGCCACGCTAATGATCTATAACTAccagacaaacaacaaaactaataAAGTGCTAGTTGTGGAGCTAACTCTATGGTTTTCCGCAATCCACGGTATTTAACTACTACTATAAACCTGTTTTCACACCTCGTAATTGACGACCCCCTGATTGATCAGCCCCGccccaaaaaaccaaaaatcgaCAGCCCAAATTTTGCATTGCGCATTTCAAGTATCTTCGCGCTTTCGCATGAAAgtcacttgtttttttttttttttgtttttgtgttgagGGTTCGTCTcagctgcaattgcattgcattggcTATAACACAACGCAACTGGCACTTACCGGTTATTCGCATTGTTGTCAGTGAGCGGCTGCTCCACTTCGGTTTTGGTAACGACGCTGATGGAACGTGTCATGCGGCGGGGCTTCGTGCTGCCCTCCTTGTAGCCAAGATTCTCCATGACGACGACACCACGACGAAGGCGACGCACAGACCTTGCTGCGTACTAGTTCcacttgttgttgcagttgttgatgttgttgttgctgctgctgttgcagttatAGTcactattgttgttggtatttaaAACGCGCAAATATGCGCTTAAATTCAACTCAAGTCGATTGGCTGCACTAGCTATGCAAATAAACCAACCAAAAACTTTCCAATATCAGCTAAACACAATTTATAGACCAGTTTTCGGGGGAAACTCTTTGACATTTACGGGCGATAAACTTTTCGCTTCGATTTCGCACTCTCAGCTGCAATGAtaaatgtttcaatttttaatggTTAACCAAGTgacttttcttctttttaagtGAGGAAATTAGGTGTGGTCCAGTGCGTGTTTGGACCACAACTAAATTAACTAATTTGTGATTACTTTCGCcgacaaaaaaatgcaaattatattaactAAATATTAACTTTAGCGTCACTTATGTCACTACTCGCTGTTCGCCGACTTTCCCTGGCGTTTTCCTTTTGTCAGCCTGTGTTGTTCAGATCTCTGCGCACGCCGAATGCGGCAATCTTGAGTCGAAGTTATCTAATTCTCATTCTCATCCCATTTGACGCAGCGATAAAGCGATCATAATATAAACAGCTACTTCAGTATTATCATAATTGTGGGGATTTATCTGAAAGTGCTACTGTCAGGCAGTTATATGAACTCGCTGCGCAGA includes the following:
- the LOC132787009 gene encoding transient receptor potential channel pyrexia isoform X1; amino-acid sequence: MVVDITRKTHSAGICSSSCGTARLYVIVDRSYSESTTATATTTVFKSIPPNLMVRWRNNTDAMIEAQYPTAGEFEYMECGPSPPAESAPSMYDSFEEPTSELSVQICNDTLRISLIDQMKSAAGRVRLLEDIEQGNVVAEGLATHFETASKLEKNLSYLWAAFLKRWDLLEGLLNAGADLHFCDQNGISALHLGAFSGCLATLDLLVTKGINVNLQPKCYTPLHCAAFGNAADAAKFLINSGALITKDTTKPNCEESLLHCAVRSNALECLQLFIGEGADVNSLKPNGTNAIHLAADLGHLQCLEALLNAPNADANVRICIREKESTALHLAADEGNVECVDLLLAKGADAKLKNHRGFTPLHLAARTSSLECVESLLRNGNADANAEDFDHRTPLHAAVGKSENAYDIMETLIQWGANVNHKDIYGFTALHLAALDGLVQCVEMLIFHGADVTTKSKKGTSALNVITRKTPASVAMIRQKLDAAITLHHSQDPVNREVELELDFRQLLQHCHPREISYLNTFVDEGQKEILEHPLCSSFLYIKWGKIRKYYIGRLIFCFSFVLFLTLYVLTALAHNCYNGSKDDNTTIQAQELCQKQSILGDMLRNNPFVMEMQWWVLVAITIVEIFRKLYGITGYSSFRHYVTQVENIMEWFVITSVFVISYIYTKQTYTFQNHIGAFAVLLGWTNLMLMIGQLPVFDVYVAMYTRVQGEFAKLFMAYSCMLIGFTISFCVIFPSSSSFANPFMGFITVLVMMIGEQDLSLLINDPDGKDPPFLLEVSAQITFVLFLLFVTIILMNLLVGIAVHDIQGLKKTAGLSKLVRQTKLISYIESALFNGYLPTWLRNLLHYTALVSPQAYRVVLCVKPLNPSEKRLPRDILMKAYEVGKMRKHFGHTISSKNPAENYLSYKNKYNNNNGCVSTAYSLPDADPDSTQFTTLTSKIDDNADRIEFLTQEIQELKQALISQQQQASKVIDKLLIVISNQQKQNLRK
- the LOC132787009 gene encoding transient receptor potential channel pyrexia isoform X3, with amino-acid sequence MKLEIENSPLANWHHPWIWLQTVFKSIPPNLMVRWRNNTDAMIEAQYPTAGEFEYMECGPSPPAESAPSMYDSFEEPTSELSVQICNDTLRISLIDQMKSAAGRVRLLEDIEQGNVVAEGLATHFETASKLEKNLSYLWAAFLKRWDLLEGLLNAGADLHFCDQNGISALHLGAFSGCLATLDLLVTKGINVNLQPKCYTPLHCAAFGNAADAAKFLINSGALITKDTTKPNCEESLLHCAVRSNALECLQLFIGEGADVNSLKPNGTNAIHLAADLGHLQCLEALLNAPNADANVRICIREKESTALHLAADEGNVECVDLLLAKGADAKLKNHRGFTPLHLAARTSSLECVESLLRNGNADANAEDFDHRTPLHAAVGKSENAYDIMETLIQWGANVNHKDIYGFTALHLAALDGLVQCVEMLIFHGADVTTKSKKGTSALNVITRKTPASVAMIRQKLDAAITLHHSQDPVNREVELELDFRQLLQHCHPREISYLNTFVDEGQKEILEHPLCSSFLYIKWGKIRKYYIGRLIFCFSFVLFLTLYVLTALAHNCYNGSKDDNTTIQAQELCQKQSILGDMLRNNPFVMEMQWWVLVAITIVEIFRKLYGITGYSSFRHYVTQVENIMEWFVITSVFVISYIYTKQTYTFQNHIGAFAVLLGWTNLMLMIGQLPVFDVYVAMYTRVQGEFAKLFMAYSCMLIGFTISFCVIFPSSSSFANPFMGFITVLVMMIGEQDLSLLINDPDGKDPPFLLEVSAQITFVLFLLFVTIILMNLLVGIAVHDIQGLKKTAGLSKLVRQTKLISYIESALFNGYLPTWLRNLLHYTALVSPQAYRVVLCVKPLNPSEKRLPRDILMKAYEVGKMRKHFGHTISSKNPAENYLSYKNKYNNNNGCVSTAYSLPDADPDSTQFTTLTSKIDDNADRIEFLTQEIQELKQALISQQQQASKVIDKLLIVISNQQKQNLRK
- the LOC132787009 gene encoding transient receptor potential channel pyrexia isoform X2, with amino-acid sequence MENLGYKEGSTKPRRMTRSISVVTKTEVEQPLTDNNANNRFKSIPPNLMVRWRNNTDAMIEAQYPTAGEFEYMECGPSPPAESAPSMYDSFEEPTSELSVQICNDTLRISLIDQMKSAAGRVRLLEDIEQGNVVAEGLATHFETASKLEKNLSYLWAAFLKRWDLLEGLLNAGADLHFCDQNGISALHLGAFSGCLATLDLLVTKGINVNLQPKCYTPLHCAAFGNAADAAKFLINSGALITKDTTKPNCEESLLHCAVRSNALECLQLFIGEGADVNSLKPNGTNAIHLAADLGHLQCLEALLNAPNADANVRICIREKESTALHLAADEGNVECVDLLLAKGADAKLKNHRGFTPLHLAARTSSLECVESLLRNGNADANAEDFDHRTPLHAAVGKSENAYDIMETLIQWGANVNHKDIYGFTALHLAALDGLVQCVEMLIFHGADVTTKSKKGTSALNVITRKTPASVAMIRQKLDAAITLHHSQDPVNREVELELDFRQLLQHCHPREISYLNTFVDEGQKEILEHPLCSSFLYIKWGKIRKYYIGRLIFCFSFVLFLTLYVLTALAHNCYNGSKDDNTTIQAQELCQKQSILGDMLRNNPFVMEMQWWVLVAITIVEIFRKLYGITGYSSFRHYVTQVENIMEWFVITSVFVISYIYTKQTYTFQNHIGAFAVLLGWTNLMLMIGQLPVFDVYVAMYTRVQGEFAKLFMAYSCMLIGFTISFCVIFPSSSSFANPFMGFITVLVMMIGEQDLSLLINDPDGKDPPFLLEVSAQITFVLFLLFVTIILMNLLVGIAVHDIQGLKKTAGLSKLVRQTKLISYIESALFNGYLPTWLRNLLHYTALVSPQAYRVVLCVKPLNPSEKRLPRDILMKAYEVGKMRKHFGHTISSKNPAENYLSYKNKYNNNNGCVSTAYSLPDADPDSTQFTTLTSKIDDNADRIEFLTQEIQELKQALISQQQQASKVIDKLLIVISNQQKQNLRK